In Clavibacter californiensis, the sequence CGTTCTCGGGCGACGCATGGCCGCCGGAGCCCGTGGGCCAGGTGCGCGTGCGGCTCCTCACCGAGCACGCCGTGGCGGACCTCCGCGGTCCCACCGCGTGCGTCGTCGCCAGCCCCGAGGAGGTGCAGCAGGCCATCGACAAGCTCGGGCCGGATCCCCTCGTCGATGGCGGGAAGCGCTCCGAGGACCGCTTCACCGCGACCGTTCGCAAGAAGCCGACGGCGATCGGCCTGCTCCTGATGGACCAGGCGGTCGTCAGCGGGATCGGCAACGTCTACCGCGCCGAGCTGCTGTTCCGCGCACGTCAGAACCCGCACACGCCGGGGCGCGACCTGCCCGAGGACGTCGTGCGGGGGCTGTGGAAGGACTGGTCGAAGCTGCTGCGCAAGGGCGTCGAGGTCGGCCAGATGATGACGATGGACGGCCTGCGCGGCACGAGGCTCGACGCGGCGCTCCGCAACCGCTCGGACCGGCACTGGGTCTACCACCGCGAGGGGCTGCCGTGCCGGGTGTGCGGCACGAACATCGTGATGGAGGAGGCCGCCGGCCGGAAGCTGTACTGGTGCCCGTACTGCCAGGCGTGACGGTCCGCGTGGGCTGAGCCGGGGCTGCCGCTCCGGGGCTGCCGGTGCTGCCGCTGCTGACCTGAGCTGCCGGTGCCGCTGCCCTGGCTGCCGCTGCGGCTGCCGCTGCCCTGGCTGCCGGTGCCGCTGCCGCTGCCCTGGCGGCCGGTGGTCCGGTGCGAGACGACGGAGGGGCCCGGATCCGATCGGATCCGGGCCCCTCGACCGTCGGCGTGCTGCTGCCGCGGGCGGTCTACTCGCTGATGTGGGCGAAGAGGAACCAGCGGTCCTTCTCGAGCCCGCGCGCGATCTCGATGGCGACGTCCTGGCTGTTGACGTCGATCTCGCCGAGCTCCTGCACGGCGCGGTTCACGAGCTCCATCGTGGCGTCGATCTGGGCGATGACCTCGGCGATCGTGGCGCTCGACGGGCGGAAGCCGGGCGTGAGGGGCGCGGTGGTGGTGGACGCGGCGACGGTCTCGATGCGGGCGTCGATCGGGAGGCCGAGGGCGACGACGCGCTCTGCGGCGGTGTCCGCCCAGTCCTGCGCGTGGGCGACGAGGACGTCGAGGAACTCGTGGACGCCGATGAAGTTCGCGCCGCGGACGTGCCAGTGCGCCTGCTTGCCGTTGACTGCGAGGGCCT encodes:
- a CDS encoding Dps family protein, coding for MTDTVHVPTSSASADVAAGVAQFLSPVAVNLQALAVNGKQAHWHVRGANFIGVHEFLDVLVAHAQDWADTAAERVVALGLPIDARIETVAASTTTAPLTPGFRPSSATIAEVIAQIDATMELVNRAVQELGEIDVNSQDVAIEIARGLEKDRWFLFAHISE
- a CDS encoding Fpg/Nei family DNA glycosylase; this encodes MPEGHSIHRIAKQFEAHFVGDVVQASSPQGRFAEGAAVLDGRRLVAAKAVGKQMFLEFDGDVWLRVHLGLYGAWDFAGDVTTLNRMGQNGMRGDVPVDDRVDDVPVDTAAEDSLASIGAPRRARLRMAEQEKVHDPFSGDAWPPEPVGQVRVRLLTEHAVADLRGPTACVVASPEEVQQAIDKLGPDPLVDGGKRSEDRFTATVRKKPTAIGLLLMDQAVVSGIGNVYRAELLFRARQNPHTPGRDLPEDVVRGLWKDWSKLLRKGVEVGQMMTMDGLRGTRLDAALRNRSDRHWVYHREGLPCRVCGTNIVMEEAAGRKLYWCPYCQA